A stretch of DNA from Lotus japonicus ecotype B-129 chromosome 4, LjGifu_v1.2:
TAATGTTTTTGTATTTGATACCATTTTACTCATGTATAGTGTTGCTGATCATCTATTTAAGGTAGCGTATATGATGTAGATTGTAGAATAGAGGAGTGCTAGCAACACTCACTTTGCCACTCTCTTTTACTACATCTACAACTCTGCATGTAAAGATACATTTTTACCGTGCAGGCCGTTGATTAGTAGTCTCTTGTTAGCCTACTGAGTTTGTGGACATTTTCCAAAGCTGGGAAAATGAATCGATTCTAGAACTCGTATATACCATATTAGTTTTTCTTGTCGTGTAGGATGCTGTTGATTTCTTCTTGATTCTCCAATGGGTTTTCTTGAAACATATATGAAGCAGTATCACTCTGGATTAAGTATGACTTCTACACATACCATAAAAAAAGCTCTTCTACACTTTAATGCGATACACAAGATATGACagacaaaaaagaaagaaacatggTATCATGCTGTATTATCTAATTGGAACAAATTGAGAAATGTTAAAACTTTCATCTCTTTAATTTGGttgaatagaaaataaaaagaaaatgccTATATTTGAAAACAATATCTCTACTAATTGATGAAAACTGCTGACAACAGAAAACAATAAAGACGTTTGGATAAATTAGCTAGTTTTCTCTCCAAAATAATGGAGAAAAGATTTCTCTTGCTGCGCtcacttttatttttcttcatgttATTTTCTTGTTTGCAACCAAACTTTTTGTTTATATTCAACAGCCGAATAAGATCCACTCTGAGCAACACAAATCTAACTCAAATTACTAAAACAATATCGTTATCAGAATCATATCTAGCACCTTGTACCTTGAAACTGTTAACAACAAATTTTGGCAATTTAACAGAagcaccttgtacttcaccttGCACTTCTCTTGAACTGTTGACAACAAAGTTTGGCAATTTAACAGCATAGTCCTAAACATCCACATGTCTTGAGATTGGGGCTTCAATTCTGATTCCGAATCAATCTTCACCATTTCTAGTTTCAGCCACATCTCTCTTGGTTTGTCCTATTCATAACTTTCTTGTGGTTCTGagattcattcattcatttttaTCATCACGATCTCaccaataaataattaataattattaccAAAACGTATCTTCTTTCGAAATTCCAACCCTTTTAATTACCGTCGCTCTCTGCTCTCCAGCCTCTCCTTCAGTCGGTTGTGTCAAGGCCTCTCCTCTCCATCGAACTGATCGAAGCTCTCTCTCTGCCTCAGTGTCTCTCAACTGCACGCACGCCACGACCGACGAGGGTTTTCTGATTTCTCAGTCACTCAAAGTCAAAAGGTAATGCTATCTGCCTTTCTCTTATTATGAGTGGCATACAAACCCAGTTATCGGGTTGTCATAGTTAGCAAGGTACAAGAGATCTGATATACACAAATTCATGTTGGGATGCTTGGCACTTGGCACTAGTTGTACTGAAGAAATTGTATGCATTGAACTTACAACTTATTTGTATAGGGGATGAAAATTTCAATAAGAAAACAAAGAAAGGTATTGTGTTTTGAAAGTATAAAAAACCTATTTGATCTGCTGTAAAACTGAAGTTTAACTCAAACACATTTGTCAATTGTCATTATGTGTGGCTGTTTTCTCAAGGATCCTACATCTAATCCTTTGTTGGAATTCTTTGAATCTTATATTTTGTAGATGGGAGACGTGGCTAAGGACCTCGCAGCTGGGACTGTTGGAGGGGCATCACAATTGATAGTTGGACACCCCTTTGACACcatcaaggtcaagctccaaAGCCAGCCTACACCACTCCCCGGTCAGCCTCCCAAGTTTTCTGGTGCATTTGATGCCGTCAAGCAGACAATAGCAGCTGAAGGTCCGAGGGGTTTATTCAAAGGTATGGGTGCCCCGCTTGCTACGGTAGCAGCCTTCAATGCTGTCCTGTTTACAGTGAGGGGACAAATGGAAACAATAGTGAGGTCCCATCCTGGTGCTCCCCTCACAGTCAGTCAGCAGTTTATTTGTGGAGCTGGAGCTGGAGTTGCTGTTTCCTTTCTTGCTTGCCCAACTGAATTAATCAAATGCAGGTGTGTTGGTGATTTTCTTGTCATGGCAGTTTTTAATCTCATTTTCTTCCACTTCTTTCTATCAGCTTCTATAGATTTTTGAAGAGGACATAGTGGGCACATGAACCTTGAAGAACAAGGACCAAgaaggccaaagaagcattgAAGATGATATAAAAGACTGGTCCTTGCCCTTCAATGTTCATGTACTCCCATATGTCCTCATATGATTGGGGCTCCTTTATAAAATGTCATGGATTCAGACCTCTATGATAAACAACAAATTATTCAGCTAACATGTAAATAATTGCTTCCAATACATTTGTTTTTGTTCATTTCCCTACAAAGCATCTCTTTTCTAGGTTTAACAAACAAAATTCTTTCCCTCACTGATGACATAAACCACATTGCCATGAGAATAAGCTGAATGAATTCTTTCTGCAGATTAGTTTTGATGACATAGAGCACGTACGGGTGCAGACTAAAGAGCACTTATTAAAGTTTATTCTGTGCATTTTTTAGTAGATAGGCTCTAATAAGTGTTCTTTAGCCTGTATCTAAACAGGATCATAGCTGTTACTCAAAATATGTGTTGATCTTAATAATTTTTCCATGATGAATATCATCATCAGGTTGCAAGCACAAAGTGCACTTGGTGGCTCCGGAGCAGCTGCTGTGGCTGTTAAGTACGGAGGACCCATGGATGTGGCCAGGCAGGTTCTCCGGTCAGAGGGGGGCACGAGAGGTCTTTTCAAGGGCTTGGTTCCCACCATGGCACGTGAGATACCTGGAAATGCTATCATGTTTGGTGTATATGAAGCAATAAAGCAACAGATTGCCGGAGGCACTGATACTTCTGGACTAGGTAGAGGTTCTCTGATTGTTGCAGGAGGCTTGGCTGGAGCTTCCTTCTGGTTCCTGGTTTACCCAACTGATGTTGTTAAAAGTGTGATTCAAGTAGATGACTACAAAAACCCAAAGTTTTCTGGCTCATTAGATGCTTTCAGAAAGATTCAAGCTACAGAGGGGTTCAAAGGCCTTTATAAAGGTTTTGGACCTGCAATGGCCCGAAGTATTCCTGCAAATGCAGCTTGCTTCTTGGCATATGAGATGACAAGATCAGCATTGGGATGATGATTAATTCTTATGGCTGGCTTAATATCAAATGCTCaggtttcttttccttttttccccAAAACTTTTCTGTTTCATCCATTTACCATATGGCCACAAAGGCTCGTCTTCTGTTATTGCTTCAACCAACAAGTCATTCTTTAACCATTAGCAATGCAACGATCCTTCTGATTTATTCTTCATTTGTGTTCTTTCTCCTTGCTTGAAATATTGTTCATGTGGACTGGAATAATTCGAGCTCTCAGGATTCAGGTTACATGTTAAAAATACTGACCAACAATGCTTTAAAGGCCTGAATTTTGAAGAGAAAATTGGCCAACGATATATTGAATTCTGAATGAAATAACTGTCGATGGCAATATTTGTATCCGATGTTATGTCGCCGGAAGGGAATACTCACTACCCGTTTAAATTTTTTGACTGGGTTTGGCAATATGTTTAAGCTACTTTAAACGTTATTTGATTAGCTTGGTAAATGAGGTAAATGTTAGAACACTTGAAATTTAATATTAGAGGTCGTTGTTTGATAAGCCTTACTAGGAATGATGGTATAAGCTTATAGAATACATTATGACTCTATCCATTATTTAGggctaacattgtattgtataagcttagtCATCAATTCACTCTTAtacattataaatttataataatgaATTATATAGTTCACCCTATAGATGATGCATAAAGCTGTATAAGATTATGACGTATAAGTTATTCGAAATTATTAATCCAAAGTCACAACCACTAGTCCACCACTACCATCATCACCCTCACCACTGCCACATCACCGCACTGGCAttgccatcaccaccaccaccccaatTGCCActgccatcaccatcaccaccactctACTGCCACTATCCATCACCACAACCAACTCCTCCATCATCTCACAATCCCCTCAACCATTCTCCACCACCATCGTCATCACTGCCACCACTCTACCACAGCCACTACCGCAATCACTCTTACCGCCACCACTGCCATTTCCACAATCACCCCCTACTGCCGCAACTACCACCCTCCACTGCCGCCAGCATCACTGCCCTTTCTaacaccactaccaccaccaccgtccacCAAATATATCATTGtaccaatttaaataatatgatAAGTTATACAATGTATCACCAAATAATATGATAAGTTATACAAGTTttctagaattgatttttttttaatttacaaaCTTTAACTTCTTTTAatcatttaaaattataaaaaacgTAATTAAAATTCAATTAATAAAACTATTAAACTAATAGAAAAATTTAGCAATTTTTTTGAAGCACAAAAAAAAGTACTTAGTCGAACCGGTGAAGGTCGTTGATGAAGAGAGTGCAAAGAGAGGTGGAAGAGCCAATTGTGTGAACAATGTTGATGGACCAGTTAAGAGTTCTAGAGAGGCAGGTGTGATGGAGTCCTCCGAGATAGTGATGGTCGTTGGGTGAGAGGCTTCTGTAGGAGGCTGGGAATCTTTGAATCCTGAATCCTTTGCTTGTAGAGCTTGGGGCTATCTAGTCTGCAATGGATCAGAGCTTATATCCAAGTAAGCTTTCCCACAGGTGGTCGTGGAGAGTGACTCAACGGAGGCTGTAGACGCGGATATTGCAGCGTCGTTATGGTTAGTCCTTATTTGGATCTTGTTTGATGATCTCATCCCGTGTTGAAGTCATATTCTAGCTAGTTACGCGCGAGGCGAACATTGTAGTAGATAATCTTGCTAAGAGCACTCACATGCTTGGTTTTGGTACCCATGTTTTGCACTTGCCCTATATATACTCCTTCCGTGTAGTGTTTTTGCTTTGGGGTTTTGTCCTCCCATGTCAAAATAAGAAAGTAATTTAACCATTATTTTTTTACGGGTATTTAACCATTATTTAATAGCCGTTTTATTTGTGATGAAGTTAAATCAACAAGCAAAGTAAAATCTGGAGATTTATAGGATTTACCAACATGATCATTCATTGTTGAAAATCGCAAGGAAGAAAAGATGGAAGATAAAGAGAAAGGGGAACGATGGAGCGGAGCGATGACGAATCTATCAGAGATGAGTTCAAATCTAGAATCACTCCACAAGATTCTCCTCACCAAAGCCGTCTTCGTCGACGACGACACCTTCTCCAAAGCCTCTCTCGCCGCCGATCAAGCCCGCACCATCAAGCTCCTCGATCAACGAGTCCACACCTTGGAGCGAGACCTCGACGCCGCCATCACCGCCGCCGCACGCGCCCGCTCTGAGAAGCGACACGCCGAGAACGCTCAGAGAGCCGCTGAATCGCGCGCTCTTGAGGTCACCAAGGAGCTCGAAAACACCACGAGTACGCACTCGCACTCCTCCTTCACACCACAACAACTACTACAAACCCTAACGATTTCTGATTTCTGAtttctgatttttgtttttgttttcagaGGTGTTTCAGCTGCATATGGAAGAACTTCGTGCGAAGCAAGAAGAAATCGCCAAGCGTGATAGTGATATTAAGCTTCTGGAAGCGATTATTCAAACTCTTGGAGGAAAAGAATCGATTTCTACATCTCTGTAAAAGCCAGCCAGCCATTGTTTCAAGTATGGTCATTGCCCTTGCTTTTTCATTATTGTGTAATTGTGTGTTTGGAAACCTGATAAGTGATTCTGAGAGAAGTTACTTTTGTGATTATAGAAGGTTTGACTGTGAATCCAAACATACTGTAAATGGAATCATTCTAGTGAGTGAAGATGGATATGTGGAAACTAATCAATGTTGTTGTTCCTATATGAATATTCTTTCACCTGATTTATGTCTCTGGCGCATTGCAACAATTGACTTCAGTGTGTGAATTGCGTGTTTCAATTTCCGTTAGAACTCGGCCGGCGTGAAAAATATTGTCTCTCTCCAATCCACGTTAAACTTGATGTGTCAAATTTTAGCTTCTCGGTCAATACTCGAGATACATGAAATCACGTTAGAGTTTGCTGAATAAAGAACTGAATACAAACATACACTAACATCCTTGGCTGAATAcaacaaaaaatgaatattCTTTCACATGATTTATTGTTCCTAGATGAATATTCTTTCATTTTAGTGAGTGAAGATGGATATGTTGAAACTAATCAATGGTGTTGTTCCTATATGAGTATTCTTTCACATGATTAATTTCTCTTGTGCATTGCAACACTTCATGTGTGTGAGATGGAGTTTTCCTTGGCTGCAGACAGCAATCAGATGTTATGATTGATGATATTGCTTTAAGACCATGATGATATATAGCTTCCCAACAATTGCAGTGAGTGTGTTACAGAGAAATATATGATTGTCTACTTGTTGAAAGACAAAGCTGAGCTAACTCTCACTGTGAagttcttttctttgtttttcccaAAAACAAGTTACATACTTTGAAGCCTACAAGGAATAGTGGACTCAACAGTTTTGTCATGTTTCCATCATGTGTTGGACTATCAACCAGAATTAACTAGGATTTGAGACAACTATTATGCAGAGAGAAATAATTAGTACCCCCTACATCAGGTCTCTCCAAAACCTTAGGGAAAATTCCTCATGTCAAGTTCCTGTATATGATATGTGATAGGAACTGGTTCTGAAAATAGTGTTTATTGATAGAAGCTCTATTTCATCCTATGTATTCAAGAGAGCTGGTTCTTTTTCTATCCGTCATTCGCTACCAAAATCGAAGATAATCAACTTTCAACTTGTTTGGATGCAGACTTAAGAGCTTATCTACCAGAAAAAAGACTAAATAAGCTTCAATAAGTGCTCTTTTAGTCTGCAGTATTCAGATGGGCTCTTTATTTATGTATTGACAGTTCGCTCAAAGCTACATGAATAAAAGTATGCAGGTAAGATGAACACTTACTGAAATTCACAGGGTGAAAACagtcatatcacatacaattaTGGTTAGCTGTGGCTACTGTATAGAAATCAACAAATCAATGATCTAACTCTCCTTTCTATTTCTTTGTATGCATCTCACTGTCTGATATTTTTACAGTACTAGTAGTGGTATGAAATCTCTGTGAGAATATAGACCCCTCAATTAGCCGATGGATTCACTATAGGAACAAAGGAAAATGGATATCCTCACATTAAATGTTCTAGTAACTTTGTCATGTGAAAATTGTGTTAACTTCTCTTCATAAGCTTATTCTGATAATTTTCAACCTATTTAAAATCAGGGGTTCATTCTTACTGGCCATCTATTCAGTAAACTGATTCTGATGATTAATTATGTTGAGATTCAActtcttattttattattgttattgttaaaCTCCTCTAAAATGTGAAATAAATCATCATATGATAATGTGAAAAGCTTTAATATTAAcggtttgaaaaaaaaaattaaaaagttatgATGCTAAGTGTAATCTAATCCATTAGTCATGAACCTTGCAACTTTGTCAGGCAAGATTCTTTAACTAGTATTAGCAATTGTATTAAACATGAGAATCTTAAGTAAGACATGGGAAGAATCACAATGAAGTTGTGTGAGAAAGAATCGCACGAGCATATACGCCTGTATGGTATGGTAGTCTAAACAAAAGTACATCCATCCACAACCAGACCAATTATCCCAAACTTGCTGATTGGGCTGGTTTCTGTTGTCATTGTCGTTGTCTACATTATAGACGTTTCTATTCTCTTTTGCTTTATCGATCTTATgtttcctttttcctttctaGATGTGTTCCACAATGATGTAAATGAAATACCATATGTCAGATAACACGTAAAGAATTAGTGCACTTTATTCAAATACCATGCCTGCACATATTACAGAGTAAGCAATCTGCTGTCGACTTTTTAAACTAACCTCACATGACAGATGTTCATATAATCTAATCTGTCAAAATGATCAAAACAATATAACCATTATAAATATCTCTCCTAATAAATTGATGAGATATGGAGATTAGGGTGATATTTAGATCTGTAAAACTAAGCGATGCTAACACGCTTCATAAAAAGTGAAGAGAACTCTTATTATGAACTATGATAAAAGTTCTTTTACATTGCACTCAATAATATTCACTACATAAACACTCCTTAACCTGCAAATGCCTACCATACAACAAAAAGTAGACATTTCAAATCTAAATTTTGGAGATCAAAGCATAAATGATCTGAGAACAAAAAGTCATGTGATGATTATTGGTTACTCTCTCTCATAGCGTTGCATGTTTCAGGGTTTGAAATAACAGTCCACAAGTGCAATGACTGCTGTAAAATTAAGGGtttttgttagaatataatagaatattagggtagaatattctttatttatttagctATGTAATTAGGCATGTAATcaagtttagatttgtttagCTTTTATTACTAGTCAACTATGTAATTGTATAAATAGAGTATTTGCTCATCAATAATATTCACGGAATACAATTCCTTTAGTTTTGAACTCCAAAAGTATTGCTACCATTTCGGTCATATGGATCCACATTTGTCCATAATTCCGCAATGTAGCCTCAACCGCAAATGCAATTTAAAACTCTAGCATGCTTATGCAATGGGAATTGTGTAACATAACATTAACATGTTTAGGAAAACGGCTAATGATTTCtattcaaactttttctcttatcCAAAGTTGTGTAAGATAAGCGACATATCTTCAACATGGTAATAGACAAATTCGAGATAGAAGGTGAATGCCAGATATTCCACATGATGCACCTGGCACCAAAGCCAAGAGCCTCTTGTctgttctctttctttttcttctctccaTCCATCTAAGTACAATTTCGGTCAAAAGGGGTCAAAGCCAATCATTTCAAATTCTCATACACTCATTGCTTTGCGTGGATCGAAAGTCTTGGGTCTTGTGTCGCATATTCTAAAGCTTATTGTGCTTGTTCTGTCCCTGCAAAAAGCATTTGGTTTTGCCTTAACTACTTGTTCAAACAGACTCAAAATCCAAGACACTTCACTCACTTTAATGTTTCTTGATTCCAACTTTAGTTGAGCCTGTCTTTGTTTTAACATATAAATAACCCTTCATGCCTCTTCTGTCTCATTGGATTAACCCTCATTTCAATTGTTATTGAATCATTCTGTCCCACTTTGTCATTCACTACTGCCCTGTTGTCCCTCCACGAATCATTGCTCTGTTGCATCATCTACTAACAGCAGTTTTCAATTTCATGGAGGTATTATTCCTTAAGCTTTTAATCCAACATATCATAATTGCATGGCTTATTTAGATATTATCTCCCATTCCAGCATCTTTGGACAAAACTTACGTACTGATTCATAGGTACTTTTTTGTACTCTGGCTAATGAAAAACTTAATCACCCACTTTCTTGGTACTTATTACTATATTAACTTCCCAATTTTTAACCTAAGTCTTCTTCTGCATCTTTTGCAGTTAAGACTATGCagaaaaatatatgaaatttGGTATTTTTCAGTCTAATATAAGTACttaaaaaggaggatttttTATTAAACCAATCAATGAAATTATGAAAACATGTGCAATCAACAAACAGACTTACATGCTTAGAAATCATTCTAcgattgattctaaagccaaacATTCATTTACCACCATAGCCGGATCATTCTTGAAAATTACAGAAAATTCTGTTAATAATATTCAGTCACTGTTTGTTTGTTGCAGACAGTTGAGCTAAAAGTGGAGATGGTGTGTATACATGAGAAAAGACTAAGGAAATGCCTCTCAAAATTGAAAG
This window harbors:
- the LOC130711525 gene encoding mitochondrial carnitine/acylcarnitine carrier-like protein; this encodes MGDVAKDLAAGTVGGASQLIVGHPFDTIKVKLQSQPTPLPGQPPKFSGAFDAVKQTIAAEGPRGLFKGMGAPLATVAAFNAVLFTVRGQMETIVRSHPGAPLTVSQQFICGAGAGVAVSFLACPTELIKCRLQAQSALGGSGAAAVAVKYGGPMDVARQVLRSEGGTRGLFKGLVPTMAREIPGNAIMFGVYEAIKQQIAGGTDTSGLGRGSLIVAGGLAGASFWFLVYPTDVVKSVIQVDDYKNPKFSGSLDAFRKIQATEGFKGLYKGFGPAMARSIPANAACFLAYEMTRSALG
- the LOC130711526 gene encoding uncharacterized protein LOC130711526, yielding MEDKEKGERWSGAMTNLSEMSSNLESLHKILLTKAVFVDDDTFSKASLAADQARTIKLLDQRVHTLERDLDAAITAAARARSEKRHAENAQRAAESRALEVTKELENTTKVFQLHMEELRAKQEEIAKRDSDIKLLEAIIQTLGGKESISTSL